A part of Kitasatospora acidiphila genomic DNA contains:
- a CDS encoding site-2 protease family protein, translating into MRGTALLGRILGIPLRIHWSAPALLLFFGYGLAAQTLPAWVPGRSATAYGVAGVVGAALLAGSLLLHETAHAVTARRAGVRVDDMTVFALGGVTRMGRAPTPRVQFTVAGSGPLTSLLLGGLFLGAGLGVWDGPHWRLPAAVLLWDGWANLLLGVFNLLPAAPLDGGRLLQAAVWRRGGDRERAERVAGRTGQAAGLLMSAGGFVAVLRGDAAGFWFVLVGLFVWSSALAEVRRATMVAALRGVRVAQVMTAPAAAGPDWLTVDRFLADLATRTHQQVVAVLDFDGRPSGLVDLTRLLTVPSARRAAIRVRELARPLRECTVAGPGDDLLEVLDHATTQPPILVLDDGRLVGIVTTDDIARAAQLRTPASPGATSEG; encoded by the coding sequence ATGCGCGGTACCGCGTTGCTGGGCAGGATCCTCGGCATACCGCTGCGGATCCACTGGAGCGCGCCCGCTCTGCTCCTCTTCTTCGGCTACGGCCTGGCCGCCCAGACCCTTCCGGCCTGGGTGCCGGGCCGCTCCGCCACCGCCTACGGCGTCGCCGGGGTGGTCGGGGCCGCACTGCTGGCCGGGAGCCTACTGCTGCACGAGACCGCCCACGCGGTGACCGCCCGGCGCGCCGGCGTCCGGGTGGACGACATGACCGTCTTCGCCCTCGGCGGCGTCACCCGGATGGGCCGGGCACCGACCCCGCGCGTCCAGTTCACCGTGGCCGGCAGCGGACCGCTGACCAGCCTGCTGCTGGGCGGGCTGTTCCTCGGAGCCGGGCTGGGGGTGTGGGACGGGCCGCACTGGCGGCTGCCGGCCGCCGTCCTGCTGTGGGACGGCTGGGCCAACCTGCTGCTCGGCGTGTTCAACCTGCTGCCCGCCGCACCGCTGGACGGCGGCCGACTGCTGCAGGCCGCGGTCTGGCGGCGCGGCGGCGATCGGGAGCGCGCCGAGCGCGTCGCCGGCCGCACCGGCCAGGCCGCCGGCCTGCTGATGTCGGCGGGCGGCTTCGTCGCCGTCCTGCGCGGTGACGCGGCCGGCTTCTGGTTCGTGCTGGTCGGCCTGTTCGTCTGGTCCTCGGCGCTGGCCGAGGTCCGCCGCGCCACCATGGTCGCCGCGCTGCGGGGCGTGCGCGTCGCCCAGGTCATGACCGCGCCCGCGGCCGCCGGGCCCGACTGGCTCACCGTGGACCGCTTCCTCGCCGACCTCGCCACCCGCACCCACCAGCAGGTGGTCGCCGTACTCGACTTCGACGGCCGCCCGAGCGGTCTGGTCGACCTGACCCGGCTGCTGACCGTGCCGTCCGCCCGGCGGGCCGCGATCCGGGTTCGCGAGCTGGCCCGCCCGCTGCGCGAGTGCACGGTCGCCGGGCCCGGCGACGATCTCCTCGAAGTCCTCGACCATGCGACCACCCAACCGCCGATCCTGGTCCTGGACGACGGCCGGCTGGTCGGCATCGTCACCACGGACGACATCGCCAGGGCGGCTCAGCTGCGCACTCCCGCCAGCCCGGGCGCGACCAGCGAGGGCTGA
- a CDS encoding nucleoside deaminase: MDFIQRTIDLARQNVAEGGRPFATVIAKDGEVLAESANKVAQTNDPTAHAEILAIRDACVKLGTEHLTGTTIYVLAHPCPMCLGSLYYCSPDEVVFLTTRDAYEPHYVDDRKYFELGTFYEEFAKNWDQRRLPMRYQPREDAVEVYRFWQQRNGGERRVAGTPTAG, from the coding sequence ATGGACTTCATCCAGCGCACCATCGACCTCGCCCGCCAGAACGTCGCCGAGGGCGGCCGCCCGTTCGCGACCGTCATCGCCAAGGACGGCGAGGTCCTGGCCGAGAGCGCCAACAAGGTCGCCCAGACCAACGACCCCACCGCGCACGCGGAGATCCTCGCCATCCGCGACGCCTGCGTGAAGCTCGGCACCGAGCACCTGACCGGCACCACCATCTACGTCCTGGCCCACCCCTGCCCGATGTGCCTGGGCTCGCTGTACTACTGCTCGCCGGACGAGGTCGTCTTCCTCACCACCCGCGACGCCTACGAGCCGCACTACGTCGACGACCGCAAGTACTTCGAACTGGGCACCTTCTACGAGGAGTTCGCCAAGAACTGGGACCAGCGCCGACTGCCGATGCGCTACCAGCCGCGCGAGGACGCGGTGGAGGTCTACCGGTTCTGGCAGCAGCGAAACGGCGGCGAGCGCCGGGTCGCCGGCACCCCGACCGCCGGCTGA
- the cynS gene encoding cyanase encodes MHAQFDPTARQLLAAEAVAAKTRKNLSWQQLADASGLSAAFTTAAVLGQHPLPEASAKAVAELLDLDDDAALLLQAVPTRGSIPGGIPTDPTIYRFYEMLQVYGTTLKALVHEQFGDGIISAINFKLDVKKVADPEGGERAVITLDGKYLPTKPF; translated from the coding sequence ATGCACGCCCAGTTCGACCCCACCGCCCGCCAGCTGCTGGCCGCCGAGGCCGTCGCGGCCAAGACCCGCAAGAACCTCTCCTGGCAGCAGCTCGCCGACGCCTCCGGCCTGTCGGCCGCCTTCACCACCGCAGCCGTCCTCGGCCAGCACCCCCTGCCCGAGGCCTCCGCCAAGGCGGTCGCCGAACTGCTGGACCTGGACGACGACGCGGCGCTGCTCCTGCAGGCCGTCCCCACCCGCGGCTCGATCCCCGGCGGCATTCCCACCGACCCGACCATCTACCGCTTCTACGAGATGCTCCAGGTCTACGGCACCACCCTCAAGGCCCTGGTCCACGAGCAGTTCGGCGACGGCATCATCTCGGCGATCAACTTCAAGCTCGACGTGAAGAAGGTCGCCGACCCCGAGGGCGGCGAGCGCGCCGTCATCACCCTGGACGGCAAGTACCTGCCTACCAAGCCCTTCTGA
- a CDS encoding carbonic anhydrase, translating to MHDLAKGIAHFQREVFPAKQELFAHLAAHHAPRTLFIGCSDARVVPELITGCEPGELFVIRTAGNLVPAFTLGADGIAASIEYAVAQLGVTDIVVCGHSACGAMTALADGHDLSGAPAVAHWLRLADASVARTGTAGDVPALVRQNVLAQLANLATHPSVARALAERTVTLHGWVFDIATGRVEELTAADDAGNPAATTHGEKLTAVGDAAPLAA from the coding sequence ATGCATGACCTCGCCAAGGGCATCGCGCATTTCCAGCGGGAGGTCTTCCCGGCCAAACAGGAGCTCTTCGCCCACCTGGCCGCCCACCACGCCCCCCGCACGCTGTTCATCGGCTGCTCCGACGCCCGCGTCGTCCCCGAGCTGATCACCGGCTGCGAGCCCGGCGAACTGTTCGTCATCCGCACCGCCGGCAACCTCGTCCCCGCCTTCACGCTGGGCGCCGACGGCATCGCGGCGAGCATCGAGTACGCGGTCGCCCAGCTGGGCGTCACGGACATCGTCGTCTGCGGGCACTCCGCGTGCGGCGCGATGACCGCCCTCGCCGACGGCCACGACCTGAGCGGCGCCCCGGCGGTCGCCCACTGGCTGCGGCTCGCCGACGCCTCGGTGGCCCGCACCGGCACCGCCGGCGATGTGCCGGCCCTGGTGCGGCAGAACGTGCTCGCGCAGCTGGCGAACCTGGCCACCCACCCGTCGGTCGCCCGCGCCCTGGCCGAGCGGACGGTCACGCTGCACGGCTGGGTCTTCGACATCGCCACCGGCCGTGTCGAGGAGCTCACCGCGGCCGATGACGCCGGGAACCCCGCTGCCACCACCCACGGCGAGAAGCTCACCGCCGTCGGCGACGCCGCACCGCTCGCGGCCTGA
- a CDS encoding SDR family oxidoreductase: MDLTGRTVVVTGAGRGFGRALALQAGRLGARVFVSARSLATAQKVADEVAVDSGAQADAFACDLADPASIRAFADGVAARTDRMDVLINNGARYLAGPDLGDADDDAITDTIASGATGTLLTVKHFLPLLRASVGADVVNLVSSAAEPRDHRSQAHPAFYAAKAAQAGFADVLSHRLRPEGIRVISLYPPDFMDGDPLDPAWDHASRTTTDPLTAQSVLDCVLFAINQPRDCFIRSFHFEQL, encoded by the coding sequence GTGGATCTCACCGGGCGCACGGTGGTGGTGACCGGAGCCGGGCGCGGGTTCGGGCGGGCGTTGGCCCTTCAGGCGGGTCGGTTGGGTGCGCGCGTGTTCGTGTCCGCGCGTTCTCTGGCGACGGCTCAGAAGGTGGCTGATGAGGTAGCGGTCGACAGCGGCGCGCAGGCCGACGCGTTCGCCTGCGATCTGGCCGATCCGGCTTCCATCCGGGCCTTCGCCGATGGAGTGGCCGCCCGCACCGACCGGATGGATGTACTGATCAACAACGGTGCCCGTTACCTGGCTGGCCCCGATCTCGGGGACGCCGACGACGACGCGATCACCGACACCATCGCCTCCGGAGCCACCGGCACGCTGCTGACGGTCAAGCACTTCCTACCGCTGCTGCGCGCTTCCGTCGGGGCTGACGTGGTCAACCTGGTCTCCTCGGCCGCGGAACCCAGGGACCACCGCTCCCAGGCGCACCCCGCGTTCTACGCTGCCAAAGCTGCTCAGGCCGGCTTCGCCGACGTCCTCTCCCACCGGCTGCGCCCCGAGGGCATCCGCGTCATCTCGCTCTACCCTCCGGACTTCATGGACGGCGACCCACTCGACCCTGCCTGGGATCACGCTTCCCGGACCACAACTGACCCACTGACCGCGCAATCCGTTCTCGACTGCGTCCTGTTCGCGATCAATCAGCCGCGAGACTGCTTCATTCGCTCCTTCCATTTCGAGCAGTTGTAG
- a CDS encoding nucleotide disphospho-sugar-binding domain-containing protein, producing MSKIITAAMPAHGHTAPLLAITADLVARGHQVAFLGGARFAEAAEETGARFVALPAEADFDDRRINDCFPGRAALPPGPQRLAFDARHIFIDPVPAQYRALRALLAEFPATAVLGDCFFHGALALALAHPRGERPAVVSIGVAPPMLQSVDTAPFGLALPPQAGPEGRARQRELNAEAARRGEPLRRYAAEVFAGVGAELPPGPRGDAAVAVPDHYLQLTVPGFEYPRSDAPASLRYIGALPLQSRGEAELPGWWPDLTAARSVVVVTQGTLANDDPTALLVPAVRALADRPDLLVVAATVREDGPELLSEALGGLPGNVRAAGYLPFDQLLPHADVLISNGGYGGVHTALSFGVPLVVAGGSEDKPEVAARVAWRGVGVDLRTGRPSEPELRKAVDRVLADPAYRINAAELAAELAAHQPLRAIAELVDSLG from the coding sequence ATGTCCAAGATCATCACCGCCGCCATGCCCGCGCACGGGCACACCGCGCCGCTGCTGGCGATCACCGCCGACCTGGTGGCACGCGGGCACCAGGTGGCGTTCCTCGGCGGGGCGCGGTTCGCCGAGGCCGCCGAGGAGACCGGGGCGCGGTTCGTCGCCCTGCCGGCCGAGGCGGACTTCGACGACCGCCGGATCAACGACTGCTTCCCGGGACGGGCCGCGCTGCCGCCCGGGCCGCAGCGGTTGGCCTTCGACGCCCGGCACATCTTCATCGACCCGGTCCCCGCGCAGTACCGGGCACTGCGCGCGCTACTGGCCGAGTTCCCGGCTACGGCCGTGCTCGGCGACTGCTTCTTCCACGGCGCACTGGCCCTGGCGCTGGCCCACCCGCGCGGCGAGCGGCCGGCCGTGGTGAGCATCGGGGTGGCCCCGCCGATGCTGCAGAGCGTCGACACCGCGCCCTTCGGGCTCGCCCTACCGCCCCAGGCAGGACCGGAAGGGCGGGCCCGCCAACGTGAGCTGAACGCCGAGGCGGCGCGGCGCGGCGAGCCGCTACGGCGGTACGCGGCCGAGGTCTTCGCCGGTGTCGGGGCCGAACTGCCGCCGGGGCCACGGGGGGACGCGGCCGTGGCCGTGCCCGACCACTACCTGCAGCTGACCGTCCCGGGGTTCGAGTACCCGCGCAGCGACGCGCCGGCCTCGCTGCGGTACATCGGCGCGCTGCCACTGCAGAGCCGGGGCGAGGCGGAACTGCCGGGGTGGTGGCCGGACCTGACGGCGGCCCGCTCGGTCGTGGTAGTCACCCAGGGCACCCTGGCCAACGACGACCCGACCGCACTGCTCGTCCCCGCGGTGCGGGCGCTGGCCGACCGCCCCGACCTGCTGGTGGTCGCCGCCACCGTCCGCGAAGACGGGCCCGAGCTGCTGTCCGAGGCGCTCGGCGGCCTGCCGGGCAACGTCCGGGCCGCCGGCTACCTGCCGTTCGACCAGCTGCTACCGCACGCCGACGTGCTGATCAGCAACGGCGGCTACGGCGGCGTCCACACCGCGCTGTCCTTCGGCGTGCCACTGGTGGTCGCCGGCGGCAGCGAGGACAAGCCCGAAGTGGCCGCCCGGGTGGCCTGGCGCGGCGTGGGCGTCGACCTGCGAACCGGACGCCCAAGTGAACCGGAGCTCCGCAAGGCCGTCGACCGGGTCCTGGCCGACCCGGCCTACCGTATCAACGCCGCCGAGCTGGCCGCTGAACTCGCGGCCCACCAGCCGCTGAGGGCGATCGCCGAACTGGTGGACTCACTCGGCTGA
- a CDS encoding cytochrome P450 gives MGLGQDMVNRIFQPATYADGVPYGLFRELRAAAPVCWVAEPAVGDWPAGPGYWAVLRHADVKFVLRTPELFSSHLGATQIRDPDTDADLEFARTMMLNQDPPEHSRLRRIVAAAFTPRALGELSAAIEECARELVDSVRADGEADFVRLAADLPVRTLAWVMGVPEQDRQLLVDWSNRVIGYQDADYAASSTADPAHLTDLGRTALAQRPITRTGPDGRPVNPRSRAALADMFAYAHGLASQPRPGSLLARMRDGGLSTDEFETAFFLFAVAGNETVRNGLPGGLYTLLSHPDQYRLLVRRPELLASAVEEMLRFWPPVLDFRRTAVRDVELAGARIGRGQKVVVYHASANRDEAVFPDADRFDITRTPNDHLSFGYGPHFCLGAQLARTQLKAMIRQVLELPGLELVANEPPARLVSNFQNGLKALPVRWRPGG, from the coding sequence ATGGGGCTCGGCCAGGACATGGTGAACCGGATCTTCCAGCCCGCGACCTACGCCGACGGAGTGCCGTACGGCCTGTTCCGCGAGCTGCGGGCGGCGGCGCCGGTGTGCTGGGTGGCGGAGCCGGCCGTGGGGGACTGGCCGGCCGGGCCCGGGTACTGGGCGGTGCTGCGGCACGCTGACGTCAAATTCGTGCTGCGCACACCGGAGTTGTTCTCCTCGCACCTCGGCGCCACGCAGATCCGGGATCCGGACACCGACGCGGACCTGGAGTTCGCGCGCACCATGATGCTCAATCAGGATCCGCCGGAGCACTCGCGGCTGCGCCGGATCGTGGCGGCGGCCTTCACCCCGCGTGCGCTGGGGGAGTTGTCGGCCGCGATCGAGGAGTGCGCGCGGGAGTTGGTGGACTCGGTGCGGGCGGACGGCGAGGCCGACTTCGTGCGGCTGGCGGCGGACCTGCCGGTGCGCACGCTGGCGTGGGTGATGGGTGTGCCGGAGCAGGACCGGCAGCTGCTGGTGGACTGGTCGAACCGGGTGATCGGCTACCAGGACGCCGACTACGCCGCCTCCAGCACCGCCGACCCGGCCCACCTCACCGACCTGGGCCGCACCGCTCTCGCCCAACGCCCCATCACCCGCACCGGACCCGACGGCCGCCCCGTCAACCCGCGCTCCCGGGCCGCCCTGGCCGACATGTTCGCCTATGCCCACGGCTTGGCTTCCCAGCCCCGCCCGGGCAGTCTGCTGGCGCGGATGCGCGATGGCGGCCTGAGCACCGACGAGTTCGAGACCGCGTTCTTCCTGTTCGCGGTCGCCGGCAACGAGACGGTCCGCAATGGACTGCCGGGCGGTCTGTACACGCTGCTCAGCCACCCGGACCAGTACCGGCTGCTGGTGCGGCGGCCCGAGCTGCTCGCATCGGCGGTCGAGGAGATGCTGCGCTTCTGGCCGCCCGTGCTGGACTTCCGCCGAACCGCCGTCCGGGACGTGGAGTTGGCCGGTGCGCGGATCGGGCGCGGGCAGAAGGTGGTGGTCTACCACGCCTCCGCCAACCGCGACGAGGCAGTGTTCCCGGACGCCGACCGCTTCGACATCACCCGCACCCCGAACGACCACCTGAGCTTCGGCTACGGCCCGCACTTCTGCCTGGGAGCCCAACTGGCGCGGACGCAGCTGAAAGCGATGATCCGTCAGGTTCTGGAGCTCCCAGGGCTGGAGCTGGTAGCGAATGAACCGCCTGCTCGACTCGTGTCCAACTTCCAGAACGGGTTGAAGGCTCTGCCGGTGCGGTGGCGGCCCGGGGGCTGA
- a CDS encoding lanthionine synthetase LanC family protein encodes MPGPGTKRATIPPDLSLCHGDLGNLEPLLPAGGRWREAGLRQAAATLDELDRRGWVCGLPHGVHSPSLMVGVAGIGHGLLRLAAPDRVPSVLALQGPLTD; translated from the coding sequence GTGCCCGGGCCCGGCACGAAGCGGGCGACCATTCCCCCGGACCTTTCGCTCTGCCACGGCGATCTGGGCAACCTGGAGCCCTTGCTGCCGGCCGGCGGCCGGTGGCGGGAGGCCGGCCTGCGACAGGCCGCCGCCACCCTGGACGAGCTGGACCGGCGTGGCTGGGTCTGCGGTCTGCCCCACGGCGTGCACAGCCCCTCGCTGATGGTCGGCGTCGCCGGCATCGGCCACGGCCTGCTGCGACTGGCGGCACCGGACCGGGTGCCGTCGGTCCTCGCCCTGCAGGGACCGCTGACCGACTGA
- a CDS encoding magnesium transporter CorA family protein, protein MTRTRLYRNGNLELEDFPAQDISDYIGDPDCTVWLDVSDPESADFEMITEEFGLHALAVEDARQEHQRPKLDRYRTHLFLSAYAVALDERTGEFRAEEIAAFITHNALITIRKGTHCNMDRVVERWDNAPDLAKQGVGFLVHGLLDYLVDGHFSAVQVLDDRIEALEDLLFEDGPQQIQEVQRTSFELRKSLVKLRRVVLPMREVVNSLLRRDIHLVSDQMMPYYQDVYDHVLRATEWTESLRDLVTTVMETNLTVQGNRMNMIMKKVTSWAAIIAVPTAVTGFYGQNVPYPGFGTQGGFWASTIIMIVLSVLLYFTFRRRDWI, encoded by the coding sequence ATGACGCGCACCCGCCTGTACCGCAACGGCAACCTCGAACTGGAGGACTTCCCAGCTCAGGACATCTCCGACTACATAGGAGACCCCGACTGCACGGTATGGCTGGACGTCAGCGATCCGGAGTCCGCGGACTTCGAGATGATCACCGAGGAGTTCGGCCTGCACGCCCTCGCGGTCGAGGACGCCCGCCAGGAGCACCAGAGACCGAAGCTCGACCGCTACCGCACCCATCTGTTCCTGTCCGCCTACGCGGTCGCGCTCGACGAGCGGACCGGCGAGTTCAGGGCGGAGGAGATCGCCGCCTTCATCACCCACAACGCCCTGATCACCATCCGCAAGGGCACCCACTGCAACATGGACCGCGTCGTCGAACGCTGGGACAACGCCCCGGACCTGGCCAAGCAGGGCGTCGGCTTCCTGGTGCACGGGCTGCTGGACTACCTGGTCGACGGCCACTTCAGCGCCGTCCAGGTGCTGGACGACCGAATCGAGGCACTGGAGGACCTGCTCTTCGAGGACGGTCCCCAGCAGATCCAGGAGGTTCAGCGCACCTCCTTCGAGCTGCGCAAGAGCCTGGTCAAGCTGCGCCGGGTGGTGCTGCCGATGCGCGAGGTCGTCAACTCGCTGCTCCGCCGCGACATCCACCTGGTCAGCGACCAGATGATGCCGTACTACCAGGACGTCTACGACCACGTGCTGCGTGCCACCGAGTGGACCGAGTCGCTGCGTGACCTGGTCACGACCGTGATGGAGACCAATCTGACGGTGCAGGGCAACCGGATGAACATGATCATGAAGAAGGTCACCAGCTGGGCCGCGATCATCGCCGTGCCCACCGCCGTCACCGGCTTCTACGGCCAGAACGTCCCCTACCCCGGATTCGGCACCCAGGGCGGCTTCTGGGCCTCGACCATCATCATGATCGTCCTGTCGGTGCTGCTCTACTTCACCTTCAGGCGCCGGGACTGGATCTGA
- a CDS encoding universal stress protein has protein sequence MAESTRVIVGVSGSRRSAAVLQRAAAEAARRGVELVPVIAWTPVGGEPAYRTQPCPSLAAAWEKAARARLDQVFAEVFGGYPADRLITPVVIRGEAGPALLQVADRPDDLLVIGSGRRGRLQRLLHGEVARHCLARARCAVTVVPAEARLPVARRGGWLDLVKAA, from the coding sequence ATGGCCGAGTCCACCCGGGTCATCGTCGGCGTGAGCGGTTCGCGGCGCAGCGCGGCGGTCCTGCAGCGCGCCGCCGCGGAGGCGGCCCGACGCGGTGTCGAGCTCGTCCCGGTGATTGCCTGGACCCCGGTCGGCGGCGAGCCGGCCTACCGCACCCAGCCCTGCCCGTCGCTGGCCGCCGCCTGGGAGAAGGCCGCCCGCGCCCGCCTCGACCAGGTCTTCGCCGAGGTCTTCGGCGGCTACCCGGCCGACCGGCTGATCACCCCGGTGGTGATCCGCGGCGAGGCCGGCCCCGCGCTGCTCCAGGTCGCCGACCGGCCCGACGACCTCCTGGTGATCGGCTCCGGCCGCCGCGGCCGGCTCCAGCGCCTGCTGCACGGCGAGGTCGCCCGCCACTGCCTGGCCCGCGCCCGCTGCGCCGTGACCGTCGTGCCCGCCGAGGCCCGGCTGCCCGTCGCGCGTCGCGGCGGCTGGCTGGACCTGGTGAAGGCGGCCTGA
- a CDS encoding PIG-L family deacetylase, translated as MVDRPLTLMAVHAHPDDEATGTGGVLARYAAEGIRTVLVTCTDGACGDGPGGLKPGEPGHDPATVAAMRRRELEASCEVLKVSHLELLEYGDSGMMGWPANDAPGSFWRTPVEEGAARLAELLRHYRPDVVVTYDENGFYGHPDHIQANRITMAALAMTGMAPKVYWTTAPRSMMQRFGEVMREFGADWEEPDPAEAAAMPEIGLPDEEITTWVDTTEFGGQKFDALAAHASQGENIFFLKMGKERFTELMGVETFVRVHDTTGAAVPENDLFAGLR; from the coding sequence ATGGTCGATCGGCCCTTGACCCTGATGGCGGTGCACGCGCACCCCGACGACGAGGCCACCGGAACGGGGGGTGTCCTCGCGCGGTACGCGGCGGAAGGCATCCGCACGGTCCTCGTCACCTGTACTGACGGCGCTTGCGGGGACGGGCCGGGGGGTCTCAAGCCGGGCGAGCCCGGGCACGATCCGGCCACCGTCGCCGCGATGCGCCGCCGGGAACTCGAGGCGAGCTGCGAGGTCCTGAAGGTCAGTCATCTCGAGCTGCTGGAGTACGGCGACTCCGGGATGATGGGCTGGCCCGCCAACGACGCCCCGGGGTCCTTCTGGCGGACGCCCGTTGAGGAGGGCGCCGCCCGCCTCGCCGAACTCCTGCGGCACTACCGGCCCGATGTGGTCGTGACCTATGACGAGAACGGGTTCTACGGCCACCCCGACCACATCCAGGCGAACCGCATCACGATGGCGGCGCTGGCGATGACCGGGATGGCGCCGAAGGTGTACTGGACGACGGCGCCGCGCTCGATGATGCAGCGGTTCGGGGAGGTCATGCGCGAGTTCGGCGCGGACTGGGAGGAGCCGGACCCGGCGGAGGCCGCCGCGATGCCCGAGATCGGACTCCCCGACGAGGAGATCACCACCTGGGTGGACACCACCGAGTTCGGCGGCCAGAAGTTCGATGCGCTCGCGGCGCACGCCAGTCAGGGCGAGAACATCTTCTTCCTCAAGATGGGCAAGGAGCGGTTCACCGAGCTGATGGGCGTGGAGACCTTCGTGCGGGTCCACGACACCACCGGCGCGGCCGTGCCCGAGAACGACCTCTTCGCCGGCCTGCGCTGA
- a CDS encoding MFS transporter, which yields MTDRPTGGPAAGPTAYLGAAAAFAVCMAGTTLPTPLYGLYQQQIGFSELMVTVVFAVYAFGVIGVLLLVGNASDSVGRRPVLLCGLALAAGSAVAFLAEQGLPLLWVGRLLSGFSAGLFTGTATAYVLELAPPGQRARAGFVATAANMGGLGCGPLLSGLLAEYAPGPLVLPFVVHLVLLAASFTVLWFLPETVPGARPLRTARPQWPALPPEVRGVFVPAGVAAFAGFSLLGVFTSVSPAFLAQSLDVHNHAVVGLIVFAAFFASTLGQLLVPRLGTARAVPLGCLVLIAGLALLAASLTWTTLPPLVLSALVGGAGQGMGLRGAVGEVAAAARAEHRGGALSALFVVAYFGISIPVIGVGLLSQPLGLAHAGLVFTACMAVLAAASGGYLLRRAHAHA from the coding sequence ATGACGGATCGCCCGACGGGTGGGCCTGCCGCGGGCCCCACGGCCTACCTCGGGGCCGCTGCCGCCTTCGCCGTCTGCATGGCGGGCACCACCCTGCCCACCCCGCTCTACGGCCTGTACCAGCAGCAGATCGGCTTCTCCGAGCTGATGGTGACGGTCGTGTTCGCCGTCTACGCCTTCGGCGTGATCGGTGTCCTGCTGCTCGTCGGCAATGCCTCCGACTCCGTCGGACGCCGGCCCGTCCTGCTCTGCGGGCTGGCACTCGCGGCCGGCAGCGCCGTCGCCTTCCTCGCCGAGCAGGGCCTGCCGCTGCTCTGGGTGGGTCGGCTGCTGTCCGGCTTCTCGGCCGGCCTGTTCACCGGCACCGCCACCGCGTACGTCCTGGAGCTCGCCCCGCCCGGACAGCGGGCCCGCGCCGGCTTCGTCGCGACCGCCGCCAACATGGGCGGCCTGGGCTGCGGACCGCTGCTGTCCGGCCTGCTCGCCGAGTACGCGCCCGGCCCGCTGGTCCTGCCGTTCGTCGTGCATCTGGTACTGCTCGCCGCGTCGTTCACCGTGCTGTGGTTCCTGCCGGAGACGGTCCCCGGGGCCCGCCCGCTGCGCACCGCCCGCCCGCAGTGGCCCGCTCTGCCGCCGGAGGTGCGCGGGGTGTTCGTTCCGGCGGGGGTCGCCGCCTTCGCCGGGTTCTCACTGCTGGGTGTCTTCACTTCGGTCAGCCCGGCGTTCCTCGCCCAGAGCCTGGATGTCCACAACCACGCGGTCGTCGGTCTCATCGTCTTCGCGGCCTTCTTCGCCTCCACCCTCGGCCAGCTCCTGGTGCCCCGGCTCGGCACCGCGCGGGCCGTCCCGCTGGGCTGCCTGGTCCTGATCGCCGGCCTGGCCCTGCTCGCCGCCTCGCTCACCTGGACCACCCTGCCACCGCTGGTGCTCAGCGCGCTCGTGGGCGGCGCGGGCCAGGGCATGGGCCTGCGCGGTGCCGTGGGCGAGGTCGCCGCCGCCGCTCGCGCCGAGCACCGCGGCGGCGCCCTCTCGGCGCTCTTCGTGGTCGCCTACTTCGGCATCTCGATCCCGGTCATCGGCGTCGGCCTGCTCAGCCAGCCACTCGGTCTTGCCCACGCCGGCCTGGTGTTCACCGCCTGCATGGCCGTACTCGCCGCCGCCTCCGGCGGCTACCTGCTGCGCCGCGCCCACGCCCACGCCTGA
- a CDS encoding cysteine dioxygenase family protein yields MKTATALTARTAHAASTGTPRLTELTAAIRTELRPTRTEASDGPVAARVAAVLASFLHHPDLLTPAQLEPDPHAYRQHLLHVEPDGSFSMVALVWLPGQATRIHDHTAWCVVGTYLGAEEETAFRLAEQDGRTVLEPVATTVFPTGAVAHLTPPGDIHLVRNATSGKAVSLHVYGADVSVRGSSIRRVYDLPIHPGAGEEGRA; encoded by the coding sequence ATGAAGACAGCCACCGCACTCACCGCGCGAACCGCGCACGCCGCATCCACCGGCACGCCCCGGCTCACCGAGCTGACCGCAGCCATCCGCACCGAACTGCGCCCCACCCGCACCGAGGCCTCCGACGGCCCGGTGGCCGCGCGGGTCGCCGCCGTCCTCGCGTCCTTCCTCCACCACCCGGACCTGCTCACCCCCGCGCAGCTGGAGCCCGACCCGCACGCGTACCGCCAGCACCTGCTGCACGTCGAGCCGGACGGCTCGTTCTCGATGGTGGCCCTGGTCTGGCTGCCCGGCCAGGCCACCCGGATCCACGACCACACCGCGTGGTGCGTGGTCGGCACCTACCTGGGCGCCGAGGAGGAGACCGCCTTCCGACTCGCCGAGCAGGACGGCCGCACCGTGCTGGAGCCGGTCGCCACCACGGTCTTCCCGACCGGGGCCGTCGCCCACCTGACCCCGCCCGGTGACATCCACCTGGTGCGCAACGCCACCAGCGGCAAGGCCGTGTCGCTGCACGTCTACGGCGCCGACGTGAGCGTGCGCGGCAGCAGCATCCGGCGCGTCTACGACCTGCCGATCCACCCGGGTGCAGGCGAGGAGGGGAGGGCCTGA